Proteins encoded within one genomic window of Brassica rapa cultivar Chiifu-401-42 chromosome A09, CAAS_Brap_v3.01, whole genome shotgun sequence:
- the LOC103842663 gene encoding sm-like protein LSM1A → MSWAAPDDIFFSTSLAAYLDKKLLVLLRDGRKLMGLLRSFDQFANAVIEEAYERVIVGDLYCDIPLGLYIIRGENVVLIGELDVEKEELPAQMVQVSEAEIKRAQKAEKEEMLLKGLMRKRMEFLDLD, encoded by the exons ATGTCTTGGGCTGCTCCTGATGATATCTTCTTCTCCACTTCTCTCGCCGCCTACTTAGACA AGAAGCTTCTTGTCTTGCTTCGTGATGGTCGGAAACTGATGGGTCTACTTCGGTCCTTTGATCAATTTG CAAATGCTGTTATAGAAGAAGCTTATGAAAGAGTCATCGTGGGTGATCTCTACTGTGATATTCCCTTAGGTCTTTACATAATCCGTGGAGAGAATGTTGTCTTGATTGGTGAACTG GACGTTGAAAAGGAAGAGCTTCCTGCTCAAATGGTCCAAGTCTCAGAAGCAGAGATCAAAAGG GCTCAGAAAGCAGAGAAAGAAGAAATGCTACTGAAGGGTTTGATGCGGAAAAGAATGGAGTTCCTTGATCTCGATTAG